A stretch of the Vidua chalybeata isolate OUT-0048 chromosome Z, bVidCha1 merged haplotype, whole genome shotgun sequence genome encodes the following:
- the LOC128782188 gene encoding thioredoxin isoform X1, with protein MGEAAMSFRCERSGRRDEHHSPAGRRTNEERALTGAAWQAGDSAQAALGSREALAYGRWRVEFEAELKCAGDKLVVVDFSATWCGPCKMIKPFYHSLSEKYSDAIFIEIDVDDAQDVASHCDVKCMPTFQFYKNGNKVQEFSGANKEKLEETIKSLV; from the exons ATGGGCGAGGCGGCCATGTCCTTTCGCTGTGAGAGGAGCGGACGGCGGGACGAGCATCACTCCCCGGCGGGCAGGCGGACGAACGAGGAAAGAGCGCTGACAGGGGCAGCTTGGCAGGCGGGGGACAGtgctcaggctgctctgggctctcgAGAGGCCTTGGCCTACGGGAGATGGCGG gtTGAATTTGAGGCAGAACTGAAATGTGCTGGTGACAAGCTTGTAGTAGTTGATTTCTCTGCCACATGGTGTGGACCATGCAAAATGATCAAGCCATTTTATCAT agtTTGTCTGAGAAGTATAGTGATGCGATATTCATAGAAATAGATGTGGATGATGCCCAG GATGTTGCTTCACATTGTGATGTGAAGTGCATGCCAACGTTCCAGTTCTACAAGAATGGAAATAAG GTGCAGGAGTTCTCTGGGGCCAATAAA
- the LOC128782187 gene encoding uncharacterized protein LOC128782187 isoform X2 encodes MISTGAREQQQAFTQIKQEIAHAVALGPVRTGPDVKNVLYSAAGNHGLSWSLWQKAPGETRGRPLGFWSRSYRGSEANYTPTEKEILAAYEGVQAASEVIGTEAQLLLAPRLPVLGWMFKAKIPSTHHATSATWSKWIALITQRARIGKLNRPGILEIITNWPEGENFSLADEEEEVAHAEEASPYNQLPAEETHYGLFTDGSCRIVGMKWKWKAAVWSPTRRVAEATEGEGGSSQFAELKAVQLAVDIAEREKWPKLYLYTDSWMVANALWGSLERWKKANWQRRGKPIWAADEWKNIATRVEKLPVKVRHVDAHVPKSRANEEHQNNQQVDRAAKIGVSKIDLDWQHKGELFLARWAHDASGHQGRDATFKWARDRGVDLTMDSISQVIHDCETCATIKQAKRVKPLWYGGRWSKYRYGEAWQIDYVTLPQTRHGKRYVLTMVEATTGWLETYPVPHATARNTILGLEKQILWRHGTPERIESDNGTHFKNSLINTWAREHGIEWVYHIPYHAPAAGKVES; translated from the exons atgatttccactggggcccgagagcagcaacaagccttcacccagatcaagcaggagattgcccatgcagtagcccttggcccagtcaggacaggaccagatgtgaagaatgtgctttactctgcagccgggaaccatggtttgtcctggagcctttggcagaaggcGCCTGgtgagactcgaggccgaccactgggattttggagtcgaAGCTATAgggggtctgaagccaactatactccaacagagaaggaaattttagcagcctatgaaggagttcaggCCGCCTCGGAGGTGATCGGTACAGAAGCACAACTTCTCTtggcaccccgactaccggtgctggggtggatgttcaaagcaaagattccctccacccaccatgccaccagtgccacatggagcaagtggattgccctcatcacgcaGCGCGCCCGGATTGGAAAattgaatcgccctgggattttggagataattacaaactggcctgaaggtgaaaactttagtcttgcagatgaagaggaggaagtggcACATGCTGAAGAAGCGTCACCATATAAccaactgccagcagaagaaacacactATGGTCTTTTCACTGATGGCTCTTGCCGCATTGTAGGAATGAAatggaagtggaaagcagccgtatggagTCCCACACGACGAGTTGCGGAAGCTACTGAAGGGGAAGGTGGATCGAGTCaatttgctgaactcaaagcggTTCAACTGGCCGtggacattgctgaaagggagaagtggccaaaactctacctctacactgattcatggatggtagccaatgctctgtgggggtcgctggagaggtggaagaaAGCTAATTGGCagcgtagaggaaaaccaatttgggctgctgatgAGTGGAAAAACATTGCTACCAGGGTAGAGAAGCTACCGGTGAAAGTTCgtcatgtagatgcccatgtccccaagagcagAGCCAATGAGGAACACCAAAACAACCAGCAAGTAGATcgggctgcaaagataggggtatcaaagatagacttggattggcaacacaagggggaATTGTTCTTGGcacgatgggcccatgatgcctcaggccatcagggtagagatgccacttttaagtgggcacgagatcgaggggtggatctaaccatggacagtatatCTCAGGTAATCCACGACTGTGAGACATGTGCtaccatcaaacaggccaagcgggtaAAGCCCCTGTGGTACGGTGggcggtggtccaagtacagatatggggaggcctggcagattgactacgtcacactgccccagacacgccacGGCAAGCGTTATGTGCTCACaatggtagaagccaccacaggatggttggaaacctatcctgtgcctcatgctacggcccgtaacaccatcctaggccttgaaaagcaaattctttggaggcatggtacccctgagaggattgagtccgACAATGGaactcatttcaagaacagccttatcaacacttgggctagggaacatggtattgagtgggtgtaccatattccctaccatgcaccagctgcaggaaaagtagagag ttag
- the LOC128782187 gene encoding uncharacterized protein LOC128782187 isoform X1: MISTGAREQQQAFTQIKQEIAHAVALGPVRTGPDVKNVLYSAAGNHGLSWSLWQKAPGETRGRPLGFWSRSYRGSEANYTPTEKEILAAYEGVQAASEVIGTEAQLLLAPRLPVLGWMFKAKIPSTHHATSATWSKWIALITQRARIGKLNRPGILEIITNWPEGENFSLADEEEEVAHAEEASPYNQLPAEETHYGLFTDGSCRIVGMKWKWKAAVWSPTRRVAEATEGEGGSSQFAELKAVQLAVDIAEREKWPKLYLYTDSWMVANALWGSLERWKKANWQRRGKPIWAADEWKNIATRVEKLPVKVRHVDAHVPKSRANEEHQNNQQVDRAAKIGVSKIDLDWQHKGELFLARWAHDASGHQGRDATFKWARDRGVDLTMDSISQVIHDCETCATIKQAKRVKPLWYGGRWSKYRYGEAWQIDYVTLPQTRHGKRYVLTMVEATTGWLETYPVPHATARNTILGLEKQILWRHGTPERIESDNGTHFKNSLINTWAREHGIEWVYHIPYHAPAAGKVERDQVVHGG; encoded by the exons atgatttccactggggcccgagagcagcaacaagccttcacccagatcaagcaggagattgcccatgcagtagcccttggcccagtcaggacaggaccagatgtgaagaatgtgctttactctgcagccgggaaccatggtttgtcctggagcctttggcagaaggcGCCTGgtgagactcgaggccgaccactgggattttggagtcgaAGCTATAgggggtctgaagccaactatactccaacagagaaggaaattttagcagcctatgaaggagttcaggCCGCCTCGGAGGTGATCGGTACAGAAGCACAACTTCTCTtggcaccccgactaccggtgctggggtggatgttcaaagcaaagattccctccacccaccatgccaccagtgccacatggagcaagtggattgccctcatcacgcaGCGCGCCCGGATTGGAAAattgaatcgccctgggattttggagataattacaaactggcctgaaggtgaaaactttagtcttgcagatgaagaggaggaagtggcACATGCTGAAGAAGCGTCACCATATAAccaactgccagcagaagaaacacactATGGTCTTTTCACTGATGGCTCTTGCCGCATTGTAGGAATGAAatggaagtggaaagcagccgtatggagTCCCACACGACGAGTTGCGGAAGCTACTGAAGGGGAAGGTGGATCGAGTCaatttgctgaactcaaagcggTTCAACTGGCCGtggacattgctgaaagggagaagtggccaaaactctacctctacactgattcatggatggtagccaatgctctgtgggggtcgctggagaggtggaagaaAGCTAATTGGCagcgtagaggaaaaccaatttgggctgctgatgAGTGGAAAAACATTGCTACCAGGGTAGAGAAGCTACCGGTGAAAGTTCgtcatgtagatgcccatgtccccaagagcagAGCCAATGAGGAACACCAAAACAACCAGCAAGTAGATcgggctgcaaagataggggtatcaaagatagacttggattggcaacacaagggggaATTGTTCTTGGcacgatgggcccatgatgcctcaggccatcagggtagagatgccacttttaagtgggcacgagatcgaggggtggatctaaccatggacagtatatCTCAGGTAATCCACGACTGTGAGACATGTGCtaccatcaaacaggccaagcgggtaAAGCCCCTGTGGTACGGTGggcggtggtccaagtacagatatggggaggcctggcagattgactacgtcacactgccccagacacgccacGGCAAGCGTTATGTGCTCACaatggtagaagccaccacaggatggttggaaacctatcctgtgcctcatgctacggcccgtaacaccatcctaggccttgaaaagcaaattctttggaggcatggtacccctgagaggattgagtccgACAATGGaactcatttcaagaacagccttatcaacacttgggctagggaacatggtattgagtgggtgtaccatattccctaccatgcaccagctgcaggaaaagtagagag ggaccaggttgtacatggtggataa